A stretch of DNA from Equus caballus isolate H_3958 breed thoroughbred chromosome 13, TB-T2T, whole genome shotgun sequence:
AGTTGATAGGGTAAGCAGAGCAGAAAATTCAAGATGTACCTAGATACACCTGTTCTTAAAAGACACTAATCATTTCCAATAAAACACTGTTCATGCATTTCTGTTGAAGCAGAAGTCAATCTTAGGATGAGGTCTGTACAAATCTGCAGATAAGACTGAGAGTTAAGTAGATTAATTTGATTAGGGTCAAACAACATTTCTAAAAACGAATTGAAGGATAAACAAAGAAGGCATACTTCACAAAAGCTGAATTCAGTGTAATTAGTCCTTCATACAGATGCTTCACTTTTGCATTTTCAATAGCTTTCCTGTGATATAAATTATCTTTATCTTGAATGTTCTTCCCCATTTGTTTTGCAAATACTTATGTCGCAGGTCATTTACCGGCTACAAGCAAATATATGacaaaatcaaaaatgaagagaGTATTAAATCCCAATCCAGAATAAGTCTGTTTAAATTGATACGACataattcttctattttatttctaatgaCTTATTCACACAATTATCCTTTGCTCTATCTTCACCATATACAGTCAGCCCCCCGTATCTGCTGGGGGGATTCAACCAACCGTGAATCGAAAGGCTACAAAGGTTGCATCCGGGTCGAACATGTACAGACTACTTTCTTCTTGTCATTATTCGCTGGATAATAcaatataacaactatttacgTAACTTATACATTGTATTACGTAAAGAGCTGCTAAAGTACGCGGGAGGATGTGCACAGGTTGTCTGCAAATACCACCCCATTCTATATAAGAGACGCGAGCCTCCGTGGATTTTCGGACCTCccggggtcctggaaccaatgcCCCGAGGACAACCAGGGACGACTGGGTAAGTCTTCAGGGCAGTAAAAACTAGCTTGTCGTAAAGCGAGCCACACGTGCTGGCTCCCAACGTCACAAACTTCTTCACAGTCCCACGGAGGGGTGGAAGCCGACTTTTCCAGCACAGCGTGGTTTCAGGCAGAGAGCGAAGCAAAAATAATCGCCTCCTCTGTGCCGGCGACATTCTTCAACGCGCCCAAATCGCAGAAAGCCGGTGGGGGAGGGGCGACGAGAGGGAAACggtctgggattttctttttttttttttaactgactcCTAAAATGCAACTTCTGTTTTAGAAAACTGCACACGTCCTCCGCGTGAACTCGCAGCATCCCCAGCCTGGCAAGCTCGACGGCTGTCCTTTACCTGTCTATGCCGCATGTCCCCTCaccaaaaaatgacaaaattggcCCAAGACTCGACTTCACAGGACCCCTGCCGTTCTGGACGACAGACGCCCGGGAAAGCCTCCCCGCCGCCGGGGGGACGCGGCGACCTGTTCTGGGACCCGGTTTCTTCAGAAACTCTGACTAAAACGACTCAAGGAAAAGTGGCAACGGACCcccgggtgggggctggggacctCGTTTTACCGTCGGCCTGTGGACGCGGCCCGGGCCGCCCGAGCTCCTCCCGCGTCGGCACGGCCAAGCCCCGAGGCGCTGTCCCTCCGCGGCCCGGTCGCCCTTCACCGGCCGCCGCCCGGGGGGCGGGCCAGGCGCGCCTCTCGCCCTTCGCGGCGTCCTCCCCGCCCGGCCGGACTGCGAACGACTCGGCAGCCGCCTTCCGTCAGCCCCGCCGCAACCGCCCTCGGAGCCAGCGCGCGGCCAACCGCCGCCCCGGCCAACGGTCCCCCACCGGCCCAACTTACCTACCGCGGCGCCGCGCGCCGCCCACTGACAGCACACCTCCTCCTCCGACCGCAGCCGCCGCGCTCACTGAAGCGCCCGCCGGGACCCGCGGGGGTAAGTCACCCTGCGCCCACCCCCGACGGACTCCGGGCCAATGGCAGCACGAGCGTGCGGCAGCCCAGCCAATCAGCGACGATCTGGCGGGGTGGGCGGGGAGACGGGCGGCCGGGGAAGTGGAAGCCGGCTGAGGGGCGCCAAGAGTTCGCCTCCCGGAGCGCTTCTTCCCGTCAGCCCCTTTGGGCTTTCGCGCCAAGTCGCGTGAGCGAGCGTCTGAGGTGGGCGTTTCTGGTGAGTGACTCGTGTCCAAATGGGGAGAGTTTTGCGAAAATCTTTCAATAAAATTGTATTGACAAAATCAGGAGGCCCGTCTGTTCTGCGGGCTTAAGCTGACCGATTTGAATTTTTTAAGTATTGCACGAAAATAGCATTTCTCGGGATTAAGGAGTGTTTTTTTGACAACTCCTTAAATTTTGCCACACAGGCCAgtggtccttccagttgtgttttcctgagtttcctAAATTGTCGCAGTTACCTGCCACCCTGGGCTGCGTCGGATTTTACGAGACCCACCCTGCTGCCAAATAATCGCTCTCTTGGGGTTATCGTGCATTCACTCAAGAGTTCGTTACTGAGTACCCTCTCGGTGCTGGGTGCGGGAGATACAACCGTTAACGAGTTTGACGAAGCCCTCCTCATCACGGAGGGTAGAGCTGGCTTCTTTATACTAGTGACTACTGGTTACGAGAAAAATGAGACAAGGACGGATAGTCCAGAAGTCTAGGTGGTTAAGAGAATAACATACTCAGACCCAGTAGGTTCCCAAAGTATGGCCCCAGGATCCTTGGAGTCTGCGAAGACAATACTATTTTCATGATGATGGgaagatgttatttgcctttttcattctcGTAGTCACAGGAGTGTTTGATGGAATTTTCCAGAAGCTTCTGGAAAATTGACGAGatattgcaacagattgaatgcagtgacagatatgagaatccagctgtcttaaGTCAAGCACTAAGGAAAttggcaaaaatgtaaaacagtgccaatctttacacaatttttttttgtctCGGAAAATAACAATTTTGAATATAATTGAAGGGTATATAGAGGGTTGCTGAGAGAGAGATGGTGTAGGAAGGAGTGGGAGGCAAGTAAATTGGAGCCAGATAAAGAATTTGGACTTAGTTAAATCAATAATGAGTAAGTAGCTTTTAGGAATCCCGTGTCTATTTAGGGTAATAGGATATCTTGTATGcgattttaatattaataataataattattgatattttctgGGCGTTGTGTTAACCAAGTTCATTGCATTCAGTGTTTTCCATTATTTCTCCATTTGAAGCTGGACGATCTCTGTTCGAAGCCACAGTGGGTTACTTATTAGTCATGTGGTCTTGGGCAAATTAAGTCACCTTTCAGAGCCCCAATgatcttatctttaaaatggtaataacaacaacaataaatgaTTTATTGAATTTGTAGTTGTCTCAGGCACTGCACTAAGCACTTATCcatgttatttaaattaattcttGTAACTAGTGAATTACCATGAAGTCTCTTAACttgctatttgatttttttttaaagaaatagatggGATAACAGAGATACAACTCCTTGTATATTTCCAGACTTATAGTAGACTCTTGGTATATGGTaactattattaaaattgataaaGCTGAGTAACATGAATGATCTTGAGCAACTCTCTTAGCCTTTATGTTGGAATGTTTGTAGTTTGTTGTTTTCTTCCAGTGAGGATTGTGGTAGATAGAATTTTGACCCCCCACCATGATCTTCGTCCCCCGGTATGCCTCTCATGGttatgttacattacatggcaaaagggactttgcagatataattaacatTTCCAATCAGCTGACCTCAAGATGGAGAAATTAGGCTGGATTTTCCAggtgagcccaatgtaatcacatgagCCCCTAACGGCAAAATAGCAGGTCAGAGAGATACAGCAGAAAGGAAATTCACAGAGATTTGAAGCATGAAAGCACTCAACCCGTGGGTGTTGGCTTGAAGATGGAAGAGACCACATAGGAACCACACTAACGCTCTGAATTCTGCCCACAAGCTGAACAAGCCTGTAAGCAAATTCTTCCTCAGAGCCTTGGCTTTCTGATACCTGATTCCAGCCTTATGGGACCCTAAACAGAATTCCCAGCTGAGTCTGCTGGGCTTCTGACTTAtagaattgtgagataataagtaggtgttgttttaagccactaagtttgcggAATTGGTCATGGcaagaatagaaaacaaatactagCATTCATTCTCATACCCTGCTCAGCTCTCCCTAAGGCAGGCTGGAATCCTGGGGACTGCATTTCCCAGGGGCCCTCACAGGCATTGTTCTGGATTCACTTACATTTTGTCAAGTGGGCTGCACTTCCTGAGATCTGAAAAGTGGAAGAAAGACATAAACTATTGTTCTGTGttttttgcttgtgctttggcTCCCTTCCTTGACAGCCCCTGCCTCAGTGATATAAGGTGGCTGTGACAATCAGCAATGGTTCTCTGAACTTTTCTGGCCTCTGAgtggcagcagcggcaggagcagCTTCCCGATTCTCTGCACCACAGAAGCAGTGGCACAAGGGAAAACCAGCGTGACAGTAGCTTCTCTAGCCCTTCCAAAGGCTTTTAAGCACTTAATTCTCTGTACTAAATACCATTATGCTTGAAATATCTGGAGTGGTTTCTATTTTCCTGATTGCACCCTAACTGATAGACATCTccatgcctcagcttcctcctctgtaaagggAAATTACCAATAATGAATGATGCGTAGTAAAAAATAACCTCTTAGAATTATTGCATGGTGTAAATTACATGGATTAAATCCATGTAAACTGCTTAATAGAGTATttaacacacagtaggtgctcataAACAGAGCTGTATAAGAGCAAGCTTCCTATATACTATTGAAGTTAAGGTGGTATTAATACAAACTAGATTGGTGTTAATAGATTGTTATAAGTTTAAGAGTCTAATTGTAACCCCCCCCCaagtaaccactaagaaaataacttttgaaattttcacagaagaggaaatgagacaCGAATAAAAATGGtacactattaaaaaaaaaaaaagatgtaaggGCTGGCacagtagcatagtggttggggtcccacactccgcttcagcagcccagggtttgcaggtttggatcccaggcatggacctatgcacagctcattaagccacactgtggcagtgccCTACAcccaaaaaaatagaggaaggttgccacagatgttagttcagttaGTTCAGATCTTCCTCAccacctgcccctgcccccacaaAAAACGTAAACACAGAAGAAGGAAGTAAGGGAAAAATtgagaaacaaccagaaaaaaagaagacagagaaaacaaatagcaaaatgacagaatAAGGCCTTCCTTATcagtaactactttaaatgtaaatggattaaactctccaattaaaaacagagatacattaagagattttttttaaaaaacaacaaaccatGATCtcactatatgctgtctataagagactctttttagatccaaagacacaaatagattgaaaataaaaagattaaacaagatattccatgcaaatagtaaccaagaGAGAGGTGGGGTGGCTAAAGCAgtaacagacaaaatagagttcTAGTCAAAAACTGttgcaagagacaaagaaggacattgtGTATTGATAAAAGGGTCAGTCCATCAAGAAGGTAtgacaattataaaaatattcatacctacaacagagctaaaaaaaataagcaaaaatagacaatattggggctggctcagtggcataacAGTTGGGTTCTtgcactccattttggtggcccgcggttcactggttcaggtcctgggcacactgctcatcaagccatgctgtggcaggcaccctacatataaaatggaggaagatgggcacagatgttagctcagggccaatcttcctcagcaaaaagggggcgggttggtggcagatgttagttcagggctaatcttcctcaaaaagaaaaaggacagtattgaagggagaaatagataattctaCAATAATCATTGGAGACTTTAGTATCCTACTCTCAACAATGGATGGGACAACTAAACAGATGAGTAAttaggaaatagaagacttgaacaaccaTATAAACCAACGAGACCTAACACATGTGTATACGACATTCCactccaaaacagcagaatagacacttttctcaagttcacatggaacaatTCTCCAGGATAAAACATATGTTATGCCACAATACAAGtctcaaaacatttaaaaagagtaaaatcaCACAAAGTATCTACTCTggccacaatggaataaaattaggaatcagtaacagaaggaaaactggaaaattcacatgGTTGTGGAGCTTAAAcaatgggccaaagaagaaatcacaagggaaattagaaaatactttgaggggccggccctgtggcccagtagtttagttcatgtgctccacatcagcggtccagggtttcgctggtttggatcctgggctcggacatgggactgctcatcaagccatgctgaggcagtgtcccgcatgccacaactagaaggacccacaactaaaaatacgcaactatgcaccagggggctttggggagaaaaaggaagaaaatctttttttttttttaaagaaaatactttgagacaaatgaaaatgaaaatgcaatataCCAaagcttatgggatgcagcaaaaacagtgctCTGAGAGAACTCTATAGCcgtaaatgcctacattaaaagagaagaaagatctgaaataaaTAACGAAAGTTTACACCTTAAGGAAGTAGAGGAAGGTCCTAAATGAAATCAAAATCCagcagaagggaagaaataataaaaattggagcagagatagatgaaatagaaaacagaaagtagagaaaatcaacagaacaaaaaattggttctttgaaaagatcgacaacattgacaaatctttagctagactaaccaaggaaaaaatagagaagactcaaattacgaAAATCAGCCATGATTGGGGGACATTGCTACTTTCCTTACAGATATAAagtggattataagagaacactatgaaaaattgtacaccaacaaattagacaacctagataaaatggacaactTCATAGAAAcgcacaaactaccaaaactggctcaagaagaaatagaaaactaaatagGCCTATAAGAAGTAAAAAagttgaatcagtaatcaaaaacctgccaACAAAGAAAAGACCAGGAGCAGATCATTTCAATGATGAATTCCACCAGTTATTCAAAGAACTAACACTAAcctttcttaaactcttccaaaaaaatagatgtaggggccggcccggtggtgcagtggttaagttcgcactttctgcttcggcagcctagggttcgccggttcagatcatggcaccacttggcaagccatgctgtcgtaggtgtcccacatataaaatagagaaagatgggcacggatgtttgctcagggccagtcttcttcagcaaaaagaggaggattggcagcagatgttagctcagggctaatcttcctcaaaaaagaaaaaaaagaagatgtagGAATATGTCCTAATTCATTCTAAGCCAGAATTACTCTGATAGCAAAGTTGGAtaaaacatcacaaaaaaagaaaactgcagccCATTATCCCTTATTAATATAAATgctaaaatcctcaacaaaatatgagcaaaccAAATCTGGCAGCATATTAAAGAGATGATACACCGTAACCAATTGGCTTGTATCCTAGGAATGAAAAGGTGGTGCAATATGAGAAAATCAATGAAcctaatacatcacattaatagaaggaagaaaaaacagccaaccaatcacatgatcatctcaattgatgcagagaaggcatttgacaaaatcatcATCCTCTCGTCATAAAGACCCttacaaactaggaatagaaggcaACATCCTCAACATCATAAAGCACATTTATAAAACAATCCCCAAGGAGCTGTGTCCTTCTTTctgccatgtaaggacacagcgagaagataGCCATCTaagaaccaggaagcaggctctcaccagacatcaAATTTGCTggggccttgatcttggacttcccagcctccagaactgtgagaaaatagaagctGGTGAAGGCTATTAGGACCATAAGATTGTCCTCCTTTATACTTTTCTACTGAATTTGCAGACAATGAAGCATACGTATTtcaagtctaattttttttttgaggaagattagccctgagctaacatctgcccccagtcctcctctttttgctgaggaagattggccctgagctgacatctgtgcccatcttcctctattttatgtgggacacctgctacagcatggcttgataagtggtgcctaggtctgcacctgggattcaaaccggcgaaccccaggccaccaaagtggaacgtgcaaacctaaccactgtaccatcaggccagcccctcaagtctAATCTTGATAAAGGGTTATCTGTGTTTAGCAACCTAAATAGAGCTTATATATGTTTAGAATGCACTCAGCCTGCCAACTCTGAAATTATTCCATTCTCGTGAAAGGTTTAGTTTTTGGGGATTCACAACATATGGGCATCAGAGTTGGGGAAAGTGATGCGCTTGAAAGATGCCCACAGATAATGTCACAGAATATAAGATGTCTTTGCGGGCACAGTTTATGGAAACATCCACAGAGTGATAACTATGTAAACAGGTAAAGATACAAGATTCTGGTTCCCTGGACTTCCCCAGGGGTTGTATGGCTATCGATGATAAGGTCCAACTAGAGTGAGGGTTCTGCCAGGCTACGGAAACTTTTCCCTCTCCTGATTTGACAGAGTCTTTATGCAGTTAACGCTTCTCCCTAGAGGGAAGACGGCTTACATGTCTGCCCATCTACCACGTGCTTGTCTTAAGTCTCGTCTCCAGTGTGTTTACTTCAAGTTTACTTAAAGGTATCGAAGGTCAGTCTCCAAGGTGCTTCTATCAGAAGCAGGCTTCAGATCTGAGATCCATTTCTGCATAGATTATCCCAAGTGTTGTGCTAAAGTGAGACCTTACTTGAATATTTGTTTCTATTGTGTGAGTTCAAATCTGATTCATTctaaatccttttttttaattttaaaatcaactttatggatgtaaaaattacataaaagaaaatgcacacattttaagtgtacagtgaGTTCTGAGAAATGTAACTAACGCCACGGTCAAGATCATCCCCCCAAATTCTCTTGTGCCCTTTGCAGTCACCCTCCACCTCTGATCCCAAGCCCCAAGAACCCCCTGATCTGCTTTCAATCAAAATCTATTAGTTGCacctgttctagaatttcatttaaatggaattacacagtaTACTCTTTTGTATCTTGcattcagcataatgtttttgagattcacccatgttgctGTCTGTTTaggagttttttcctttttattggggaataacattttattgtatgaatGAACAACACTTTGTTTTACCATTtacctgctgatggacatttggttttttccagttttgtgtattatgaataaagttgctgtgaacatttatgtacaagtctttttgGGAACATGTGATTCTTTTCCACCTGGGAGGTGATGTAATAAGTATATGCTTAACCTCAAAGGTCTACAAAAGTTTTCACTAgggccagaaagtaaatattttaggctttatgggccacatggtctctgttacaactactcacGTCAGCTATTATAGTGTGTAAGCAGCCATACGTAATTGACTGAGCatggctgtgtcccaataaaactttatttacaaaaatggctGGTGGGTCAGATTTGGTCTGTAGTCAATAGTTTGCTGAACTCGAGCAACCAAAGTTGGAAAGATTCactgctgtgttttcttttagacattttatagctatacttttatatttatatctagatcaattttgaattaatttttgtagatGATGTGAAATTAGGATCAaggttcttttttgttgttgttgttgttgttgaggaagattggccctgagctaacatctgttgcccatcctcctctttttgcttgaggaagagtggccctgagctaacatctgtgccaatcttcctctatttttgcacgtgggatgctgccacagcatggcttgatgagtggtgtgtaggtccacacccaggatctgaacctgcgaaccccaggctgctgagctgaagtggagcttgtgaccttaaccactataccactgggcctgccccaaaGGCTCACTTTTTTGTTCATACTGTTCTTCTTCTTGTTTCagtaacatttgttgaaaagactattttttccctctttgaatTACTTCAGCCCCTTTATCAAAAAGCAATTGATCATTTACATATGGGTCAGTTTCTGGACTCCCCCTTTGtttctattgatttttgtgtttatccTCATGCCAATATCCCacggttttgattactgtggcctTAGAGTAAGTCTCGAATTCAGAGGGTATAaatcctctaactttgttcttctttttcacaaTTGTTGTGCCTATTTTAGGTCCTTctcatttccatataaattttagaatccaCTTGTCACTTTACATAAAAAAACTTTGGTGCTTTTGATTTGGATTATATTGAATACCTAGACAAATATGGTGAGAACTGACGTCTtaacaacattgagtcttccaatccatgaggaGTTAACACTCTGATATGTACTATTTatcatgtatatgtatatttttattaaaaatattaatagtaatcCTCTGAGTGCTGGGATTATAGAATACTTTTGTTCGTTTTACTCTTCTgcctcaaaaatattatttcaaaaatatttagctAGACCAAAAAAGAGATACTAATTTTGGTTATGCAACAGCTCAGTTTAATTTGAATGATTCAGAGACAAGGAACTATATTAGAAATAGAGAGGATAattgtttctgtctttctcactAAAATAGAAGATTCATTACCAAACGAAAAAATTATTTGATGGTGTGTCCTTAGcaactaaacttttaaaaagtaattgaaaaaaagagaatgggaAACTGCATATTCACCTACATCATAAAAGTGCTTTCATCCAAAGAACTGTTTTTTGTACATTGTGGACTCataatctattttctcttttgagaacAAGAGAAATATGCATTTCTAACTTTCCCCACttaaaaagccaagaaacaatGACTAATCTAATGGCAATAGACTCCTCCCGTATTCAGACTACATATTGTTTCCCACTCCAAGAAACTAGAGCTTCTTAGAGAAACAGTTGATTCCAGGTCTGAGCAGGAAAGTGCAATTTTACCTGGAACATCCCACATTCATGAGAAGAGGAGTTaaaatttctctctgaaatgGAGGAGTATTCTAGAATTTGTgggcatattttaaaaccaccacaaacccatgaaatgattttaatttttaaaaaaatacccaatTGTTATCTATATGTATCTACAAGATAATAGATAATACACatattggtctctgccctggCAGAGTGCTCCTGAAACCTTTGTAATTTCTTAAATGATAATAGCACTAGGAGCATGTCTTGTTCTAATATTTGTCTTTGACCTTGTCCCTGACACATGGCTTCCAAAGTCCTTGTAATTCCTAAgggataagagcactaggagcatcttttgttttaattaggCAACTCTGAGTGGGCTCCTGGGTGCTTCCTGGATGGGGACTGGTCACCAGAAAAACCAAGCCAGGATTAGAGGCTTGGGAATTTCGgcccctccccccatcctccaaagaagggagaggggctggaaatggagatAATTAATCATGCCTACATGAGGCAGCTTCCATAAAATCCCAATAGTagggggttcagagagcttccaggctggcCAACACAACACCAGGAGGGTGATGCACCCcagctccatggggacagaagctcctgcactggGAACTCTTCCCAGACCccgccctatgtatctcttcatctggctgtccACCtgtatcctttaataaactggtaaacataagtaagtgtttccctgagttctgtgagcccctctagcaaattaactgaaCCCAAGGAAggagtcatgggaacctccaataTGTAGCCAAATTGGACAGAAATGGTGGGTAACCTGTGGACCTACTACTTGCGGGTGGCATCTGAAGTGTGGTGGGGGCagtcttatgggactgagcccttaacctatggGATCTGAGTAGACAGTATCAGAATTGAGCTAAATTGTAgggcacccagctggtgtcacagaaaaCTGGTTTGGTGTGGGGAAAAGCTTCCAcccatttggtgaccagaagtaaAGTATTTTGTATGAGtagtaaaggagacacacagggGAGAAACACACAGTAGGGAAGAACTGGTTTTTTCCCTACATAGGACGGAAAAAAAACTaagttgtttttcctttataGCATCCTTATGAAAAATCATATAGAAGCATATTCTATACagtaaaaattgaaattttttcaCAACTAAACTTACCCATATCCCCACTCTAAACTTCTAGCATGATTTTAAAGACTATTTCCTATTTACgtgcacactcacatacacacacaaatatgcatacctatacatatacacataac
This window harbors:
- the LOC138917024 gene encoding immediate early response gene 5 protein-like; this translates as MSPHQKMTKLAQDSTSQDPCRSGRQTPGKASPPPGGRGDLFWDPVSSETLTKTTQGKVATDPRVGAGDLVLPSACGRGPGRPSSSRVGTAKPRGAVPPRPGRPSPAAARGAGQARLSPFAASSPPGRTANDSAAAFRQPRRNRPRSQRAANRRPGQRSPTGPTYLPRRRAPPTDSTPPPPTAAAALTEAPAGTRGGKSPCAHPRRTPGQWQHERAAAQPISDDLAGWAGRRAAGEVEAG